The genomic segment TCCTGCGCGGCCGCGAGTTCCTCATGAAGGACTCGTACTCCTTCGACACGGAGGACGAGGGCCTGGCCCAGTCGTACGCGCTGCACCGCGCCGCGTACCAGAAGATCTTCCAGCGCCTCGGCCTGGACTACCGCATCTGCGCCGCCACCGCCGGCGCCATGGGCGGCTCGAAGTCCGAGGAGTTCCTCGCCCCGGCCGCGGCCGGCGAGGACACCTTCGCCGACTGCCCGAACTGCGACTACGCGGCGAACACCGAGGCCGTCTCCTTCGCCCTCAAGCCGGTGGACGCGGCGGATGTGCCCGCCGCCGAGGAGATCCCCACCCCGGACACCCCGACCATCGAGACGCTCGCCGCGCACCTCGGCGTGCCCGCGTCGGCCACCCTCAAGAACCTCCTCGTGAAGGTCGACGGCGAGATCGTCGCCGTCGGCGTCCCCGGCGACCGCGAGGTCGACATGGACAAGGTCGAGGCGCACTTCGCCCCCGCCGCGGTGGAGCTGGTGACGGCCGCCGACTTCGAGGGCCGTGCCGATCTCGTACGCGGCTACGTCGGCCCGCAGGGCCTGGAGAAGGTCCAGTACATCGCCGACCCGCGCGTCGCCCCCGGCACCGCCTGGATCACCGGCGCCAACAAGGACGGCGTGCACGCCAAGAACGTCGTCGCGGGCCGTGACTTCGAGGTCGACACGTACGTCGACGTGGTCGTCGTCCAGGAGGGCGACCCCTGCCCGAACTGCGGCACCGGCCTCAAGCTGGACCGTGCCATCGAGATCGGCCACATCTTCCAGCTCGGCCGCAAGTACGCCGACGCCTTCCAGCTCGACGTCCTCGGCCAGAACGGCAAGCCCGTCCGCGTCACCATGGGCTCGTACGGCATCGGCGTCTCCCGCGCCGTCGCCGCCCTCGCCGAGCAGCACGCCGACGACAAGGGCCTCATCTGGCCCGAGGAGATCGCCCCCGCCGACGTCCACGTCGTCGCCGCCGGCAAGGCGCTCCAGACCGAGCTGGCCCTTGAGGTCTCCGACAAGCTGGCCGCGGCCGGCGTCCGGGTCCTGGTCGACGACCGTCCCGGCGTCTCCCCGGGCGTGAAGTTCACCGACTCCGAGCTGATCGGCGTGCCGAAGATCCTGGTCGCGGGCCGCCGCTCCGCCGACGGCGTCGTCGAGCTCAAGGACCGCCGCACCGGCGAGCGCGAGGAGCTCACGGTCGACGAGGCCATCGCCCGCCTCACGGCCTAGTCAGTGCCTCAAAGGGGCGCGGGGAACTGCGCGACCAGCCACATGACATGCGGTCCGCAGTTCCCCACGACCCGTCAGAGCCAGTCCGCGAACTCCAACAGCAGCTCAGCGTCCTGCGCACGCCCTACTCGCCGTGCCCTGACACCTGACTCGACCGCGCGGAACAAGGTCCAGCCCCGCAGCCGCTCCTGCTCGACCTCCAGGGACTCCGCCAGCTTCTTCACGCGCCGCCGCGTGATCGAGGCGCCCGACGGCGACGCGATCAGGTCCTCGACCCGGTCGCGGACGAGCCGGGCCAGGTCGAAGGCGGGCTCGCCGACCACCGGGTCGGGGCCCACGGCGAGCCACGGCAGCCGGTCCCCGGCGAGCACCTTGCTCTGCCGGAACGTGCCGTGCAGCAGCCGCGGCTCCACGTCCGCCGCGAGCAGCTCGTCCCGCGCCGCGAGCGCCGCGTCGACCAGCGGGGCGACCTCCGCGTCGGCCGCGGCGGAGGTCCGCATGGCCTCGGCCTGCCGGCCCGTGCGCTCGGCGACCGTCTCGAAGCGGTGGTCGGCGGGCGGCTTCACCCACAGCCTGCGCAGCGTCCCCGCCGCCTCCAGGAGGGCCTTGGCCTCGGGCAGCGACCGCACGGACACGTCACGGTGCAGGCGCTCCATGAGCAGCGCCCCGTCCGCGCACTCGGGGTCGAGCAGCCGCGCGGCGCCGAGCCCGTTCCAGTGGGCGAGCGCGGCCCGCTCGCTCTCGGGACGCGACCGGGGCGGCACGAGCTTCAGCACCGCGGGCGTGTCGTCGGCGCGCCGGACCATCAGCACGAGGCTGCTGCGGCCGCCGGGCACGTGCACCCGCTCGACGGTCAACTCGCGTAGAGCGACGGCTTTTTCGGCTGCCCCCGGCAGCTTGTCCAGCCAGTCGTCGCCGTCCTGCGCCGTCTCGCCGAGTGCTGTGACGAGGCGCTGCGGCGGTTCGAGAGCCATGCGCGAGTCGTTCCCTTCCTGAGCGCGTTACGCCTGGGGTGTCGCCGGTGCGGACGACGGTGTCGACCGCTCGGCGAGCCCAGGGAAGGCTACGCTCCCGCCGCGCCACCGTGCCGCACGGACCGCCGCCTCCCGCAGTGCGAGGGCCGCGGTGCCCCGCCGGGTGCCCGACGAGGCGCGTACGAGATCGGAGTAGACGCCCGCGACCCGGTCCTCCAGCTCCGTGGCGAGCCGGACGGCGGCCGCGGCGTCCGGCACCGGGAAGGGCAGCGAGTACGCGGCGTCCGCGGACTGCGGCTCGCCGCCGAGGTCGCGCACCGCGCGCTGCAGCTCGTCGCGCCGGGCGCGGTGCGCGTCGTACGCCGTGCGCGCCTCCGTCCTGCGCTGGTCGCCGATGCGGCCGCCGACGACGCCGTAGCCGTACACGGCGGCGTGCTCGGCGCCGAGGGCGGCCTGCAGCGCCTTCAGCTCGTCGTCCTTGGACGGCTCCGGCGAGTCCTTCGTATCGCTCACTTGTCGTCCTCCTTCTCCGTCAGCAGGTAGGCGTGGGCCGCGCCCGCGGCGGCCACCGAGGCGAGCAGCCTGCCCTCCTCGGCGGGGGCGTCGAGCAGGGCCTTGCCCCGCCGGTCGGCCAGCTCGCGTTCGGCCTCGGCGAGGTCGCGCACGGCCTTCTTCGGGTCGGAGGCCACGGAGGGCGAGGGCGCCTTCGACGCGGAGCCGCCGGCAGGACCGGACGCGGCGGGGGAGGGGGTCTTGCCGTCCGTGCCCGTGGGGCCCGTGCTCTTCTCGAACGCCTCCACGTGCCGCTTCACCTCGCCCCGCAGCGGCCCGAGCCGCCCGTCGAGCGAGGGGTGCGCCGCGAGCACGGCGTCGTACCGCCGCAGCAGTTCCCTGCTGTCCTTCGCCGCGGCGGCGCGCAGGCGCCGGGCCGCGGACGGGCGCCCGTCGGGATCGGAGTCGGCGGAGTCCGAGCAGCCCGCGAGCAGCGCCGCGGACGCGACGCCCGCGGCCCCGGCGAGCAGACTCCTTCGGCGCGGTCCCGGACGGGAGCGCGGGGCGGTGCGATACGACGGCACGGCAGACGTCCTCGGAAGGAAGGCCAAAAGGCGCGAGCGATAACGGTGCGAAAGGGAACGGAAAGGAACAGAAAGGGAGATCGGTGGGCACAGGCCCGGTGATCACCGTACCTTCGGACCGCCCCGGCGCCCGCGATCGGCTCGGAACGGAGCGCCGCATCGTCCGGTCCGTGGGCGGCAACACCCCTTCGGACCGGATACCCTTTGACCTGACACGCAGACTTGCAACGCACCCACAACAGCACACGCGGCCGAGGAGTCACCCGGATGAGCACCACCCAGAGCGAGAGGCTGCGGCAACTACTGGAACCGCTCGTCACCTCGCAGGACCTGGATCTCGAAGAGATCGAAGTGGCCTCCGTCGGACGCAAGCGGGTGCTGAGAGTCGTGATCGACTCCGAGGACGGCGTGGATCTGGACCAGATCGCGGACGTGAGCCGAGCGCTCTCCGCGAAGCTCGACGAGACCGACGCGATGGGCGAGGGCGAGTACGACCTGGAGGTCGGTTCCCCCGGCGCCGAGCGCGCGCTCACCGAGCGCCGCCACTACCTGCGCGCCGTCGACCGCCTGGTGAAGTTCACGCTCACCGAGGGCGGCGAGGTCACCGCCCGCATCCTCACCGTGGACGACGAGGGCCTCGACCTCGAAGTGCCCGGCGTCAAGGGCCGCAAGCCCACCTCCCGCCGCCTCGCCTTCGACGAGATCGAGAAGGCACGCGTGCAGGTCGAGTTCAACCGCAAGGACAAGAAGGAAGAGGAGGCGTAGCCGTGGACATCGACATGAGTGCCCTGCGGGGTCTGGTCCGGGAGAAGGAGATCTCCTTCGACCTCCTCGTCGAGGCGATCGAGTCGGCCCTCCTCATCGCCTACCACCGCACCGAGGGAAGCCACCGCCGCGCGCGCGTGAAGCTCGACCGCGAGAGCGGACACGTGACGGTCTGGGCGAAGGAGGAGGCGGACGACCTCGAGGAGGGCCAGGAGCCCCGCGAGTTCGACGACACCCCGTCCGACTTCGGCCGCATCGCCGCGACCACCGCGAAGCAGGTCATCCTGCAGCGCCTGCGCGACGCCGAGGACGACGCGACGCTCGGCGAGTACGCCGGGCGCGAGGGCGACATCGTCACCGGCGTGGTCCAGCAGGGCCGCGACCCGAAGAACGTGCTGGTCGACATCGGCAAGCTGGAGGCCATCCTGCCCGTGCAGGAGCAGGTGCCCGGCGAGCAGTACCCCCACGGCATGCGCCTGCGCAGCTACGTCGTCCGGGTGGCCAAGGGTGTCCGCGGCCCGTCCGTGACGCTGTCGCGCACGCACCCGAACCTGGTGAAGAAGCTCTTCGCGCTGGAGGTCCCGGAGATCGCCGACGGTTCCGTCGAGATCTCCGCCATCGCCCGCGAGGCCGGCCACCGCACCAAGATCGCGGTCCGCTCGACGCGCTCGGGCCTCAATGCCAAGGGCGCCTGCATCGGCCCCATGGGCAGCCGTGTGCGCAACGTCATGGGCGAGCTCAACGGCGAGAAGATCGACATCGTCGACTGGTCCGACGACCCCGCCGAGATGGTCGCCCACGCGCTCTCCCCGGCCCGCGTCAGCAAGGTCGAGGTCGTCGACCTCGGCGCCCGCTCGGCCCGCGTGACCGTGCCGGACTACCAGCTGTCGCTCGCGATCGGCAAGGAGGGCCAGAACGCCCGCCTCGCCGCGCGGCTCACGGGCTGGCGCATCGACATCAGGCCCGACACGGAGCAGCCCGCCGACCAGTAGCGGGCCGGGTGCGGAGCCGCTCCGGGAATAAATTCCGGGCGGCCACCGCTTCGATCACGACAGTATGTGGCGAGTAGCCGTTCGATTCTTGCCCCAAAGGGGTGAGGTCGGTGCGGGGAGGTAGACTTAAGCGTGTCTGGCCGGACGCATGCCCGCGCATGCCCTGAGCGCACCTGTGTGGGGTGCCGGGAGCGAGCGGCCAAGAGCGATCTGCTGCGCATCGTGAGGAAAGAGGGCGCCTGCGTCCCCGATCCGCGCGGTACGCTGCCCGGCCGGGGTGCGTATGTACACCCCGCCCTGGTCTGTCTGGACCTGGCGGTCCGCCGCCGGGCGTTCCCGAGGGCGTTCCGCGCCCAGGGGCCGCTCGACACGGAGGCACTGCGCCGGGCTGTCGAGACAGTCGCCCAGGAGGCGACACCGTAAGACGTGGGCGCACGGAACCCCGTGTGGCCCTGGTACCCCGCGAGTTGGAAGTAGGTCGAGATTGCGATGAGCACTCGATGAGCACGCGATGAGTACGCCCATGAAGTAGCGACGGTCCGGCGTAACCCGGACCTAAAAGGAGCGAAGTGGCTAAGGTCCGGGTATACGAGCTCGCCAAGGAGTTCGGCGTAGAGAGCAAGGTCGTCATGGCCAAGCTCCAAGAACTCGGTGAATTCGTACGTTCGGCGTCCTCGACGATCGAGGCGCCGGTAGTACGCAAACTGACTGACGCATTGAACCAGGGCGGTGGCAACGGCAAGTCCGCCGCCAAGCCCGCGGCGCCGCGCAAGCAGGCCGCCCCCAAGCCGGCGAGCCCCGCGGCTCCCGCAACCCCCTCTCCCGCGCAGGCCGCCCGTCCGGGTCCGGCCGCGCCGAAGCCGCCGGCGCCCAAGCCCGCCGCGGCCGAGAAGCCCGCGTCCCCCGCGACGCCGGGCCCGCGCCCGACGCCCGGCCCGAAGCCGCCGGCCCCCAAGCCCGCACCGGCCTCGCCGGCGCCGACCGCCCCGGAGTTCACCGCTCCGCCGGCCGCGCCCGCAGCCCCCGCGGCCCCGCAGGCGCCCCGTCCGGGTGCCCGTCCCGGCGCCCCGAAGCCCGGTGGCCGTCCGGCCCCCGGTCAGGGCCAGGGTCAGGGTCAGGGCCGTGGTGACCGCGGCGACCGTCAGGGTGCTCCGCGCCCCGGCGGCCAGGGTGGCGCCCCGCGTCCCGGCGGCGCCCGTCCCTCGGGTCCGCGCCCGGGCAACAACCCCTTCACCTCTGGTGGCTCCACCGGCATGGCGCGCCCGCAGGCGCCCCGTCCGGGCGGCGCCCCGCGTCCTGGTGGCCAGGGCGGTCAGGGCGGCCCCGGTGGCGCCCCGCGTCCGCAGGGCCAGGGTGGCCCCGGTGGCGCTCCCCGTCCGCAGGGTCAGGGCGGCGCCCGTCCGACCCCCGGCGGCATGCCCCGTCCGCAGGGCGGCGCTCCGCGTCCCGGCGGCGGTCCCGCCGGTAACCGTCCGAACCCGGGCATGATGCCGCAGCGTCCCGCCGCGGGTCCGCGTCCCGGCGGTGGCCCCGGCGGTGGCCGTGGTCCCGGCGGCGGCGGTCGCCCGGGTGGCGGCGGCGGTCGTCCCGGTGGCGGCGGCTTCGCGGGTCGTCCCGGTGGCGGTGGCGGCGGTTTCGCCGGCCGTCCCGGCGGTCCGGGTGGCGGCGGTGCCGGTCGTCCCGGTGGTGGCGGCGGCTTCGGCGGTCGTCCCGGCTTCGGTGGCCGTCCCGGTGGTCCCGGTGCCCGTGGTGGCACGCAGGGTGCGTTCGGCCGTCCCGGCGGGCCCGCCCGTCGTGGCCGCAAGTCGAAGCGGCAGAGGCGCCAGGAGTACGAGGCCATGCAGGCCCCGTCGGTGGGCGGCGTCATGCTGCCTCGCGGCAACGGACAGACCGTCCGCCTGTCGCGCGGTGCCTCGCTGACCGACTTCGCCGAGAAGATCAACGCGAACCCGGCCTCGCTGGTCGGCGTGATGATGAACCTCGGTGAGATGGTCACCGCCACGCAGTCCGTCTCCGACGAGACGCTGAAGCTCCTCGCCGAAGAGATGAACTTCGTCCTGGAGATCGTCAGCCCGGAGGAGGAGGACCGCGAGCTCCTCGAGTCGTTCTCCATCGAGTTCGGCGAGGACGAGGGCGGCGAGGACATGCTCGTCTCCCGTCCGCCGGTCGTGACCGTCATGGGTCACGTCGACCACGGTAAGACCCGACTGCTGGACGCGATCCGCAAGACGAACGTCGTTGCGGGCGAGGCCGGCGGTATTACGCAGCACATCGGTGCGTACCAGGTCGCCACCGAGGTCAACGGTGAAGAGCGCGCCATCACCTTCATCGACACCCCCGGTCACGAGGCGTTCACCGCCATGCGTGCCCGTGGTGCGAAGTCCACCGACATCGCGATCCTCGTGGTCGCGGCGAACGACGGTGTGATGCCGCAGACGATCGAGGCGCTGAACCACGCCAAGGCGGCCGACGTGCCGATCGTGGTCGCGGTCAACAAGATCGACGTCGAGGGTGCCGACCCGACCAAGGTGCGCGGTCAGCTCACCGAGTTCGGTCTGGTGGCCGAGGAGTACGGCGGCGACACGATGTTCGTCGACATCTCCGCGCGCCAGGGCCAGAACATCGAGCAGCTGCTCGAGGCCGTGGTCCTGACCGCGGACGCCTCGCTCGACCTGCGGGCCAACCCGGAGCAGGACGCGCAGGGCATCGCGATCGAGGCCCACCTCGACAAGGGCCGCGGCGCCGTCGCGACCGTCCTCGTCCAGCGCGGTACCCTCCGCGTCGGCGACACGATGGTCGCCGGTGACGCGTACGGCCGAGTCCGCGCGATGCTCGACGACAAGGGCGAGAACGTCGAGGAGGCGACCCCGTCGACTCCCGTCCTCGTTCTCGGTCTCACCAACGTGCCGGGTGCCGGCGACAACTTCCTGGTTGTCGACGAGGACCGTACGGCGCGTCAGATCGCCGAGAAGCGTGCGGCCCGTGAGCGCAACGCCGCGTTCGCCAAGCGCACCCGCCGGGTGTCCCTCGAGGACCTCGACCAGGTGCTCAAGGCCGGTCTGGTCCAGGACCTCAACATCATCATCAAGGGCGACGCGTCCGGTTCGGTGGAGGCTCTCGAGTCCTCGCTGCTCCAGCTCGACGTCGGTGAAGAGGTCGACATCCGCGTCCTGCACCGCGGTGTGGGTGCGGTCACCGAGTCCGACATCGACCTGGCGATGGGCTCCGACGCCATCGTCATCGGCTTCAACGTCCGTGCGGCCGGTCGTGCCGCGCAGATGGCGGAGCGCGAGGGCGTCGACGTCCGCTACTACTCGGTGATCTACCAGGCCATCGAGGAGATCGAGGCGGCCCTCAAGGGCATGCTCAAGCCGGAGTACGAGGAGGTCGAGCTCGGCACCGCGGAGATCCGCGAGGTCTTCCGCTCGTCCAAGCTCGGCAACATCGCGGGTGTCCTCATCCGTTCCGGCGAGGTCAAGCGCAACACCAAGGCCCGCCTGCTCCGCGACGGCAAGGTCATCGCGGAAGGCCTCAACATCGAGGGTCTGCGCCGCTTCAAGGACGACGTCACCGAGATCCGCGAAGGGTTCGAGGGCGGTATCAACCTCGGCAACTTCAACGACATCAAGATCGACGACGTCATCGCGACGTACGAGATGCGCGAGAAGCCGCGCGGCTGATCAGTTCACTGATCTGATCCGCTCGGTTCAGTGTCGGGGCCGGTCGACGGGGAAAATCCCGTCGATCGGCCCCGGCCGTTCCGTGTACGGTTCTTGTGTCCCTGCCAAGTGGTTGGCGGGGCCTCGACCCCGTACCGGCGGGACATCCGGACACACATGTATGTGGGGACTCTGTCCTTCGATCTGCTCCTCGGCGACGTACATTCGCTGAAGGAGAAACGCTCCGTCGTCCGTCCGATCGTCGCCGAGCTCCAGCGCAAGTACGCGGTGAGCGCGGCGGAAGTGGGCGGTCAGAACCTGCACCGCAGAGCCGAGATCGGCCTCGCGGTGGTGTCAGGCGACGCGGGCCACCTCCACGACGTACTGGACCGGTGCGAGCGGCTCGTCGCCGCCCGGCCCGAAGTGGAGCTGCTGTCGGTACGACGGCGGCTGCACGGCGACGATGATTGAACACAGCAAGACAAGCCCAGGGAATGCCCGGGGATAAGGGAGACGGAGCAGTGGCCGACAACGCGCGGGCGAAAAGGCTGGCGGACCTCATCCGAGAGGTGGTTGCTCAGAAGCTGCAGCGCGGGATCAAGGACCCGCGGCTCGGCACGCACGTGACGATCACGGACACCCGGGTGACCGGCGACCTGCGGGAGGCCACGGTCTTCTACACGGTCTACGGCGACGACGAGGACCGCGCGGCGGCCGCGGCGGGCCTGGAGAGCGCCAAGGGCGTCCTCCGGTCGGCGGTCGGACAGGCCGCGGGCGTGAAGTTCACGCCGACCCTGTCCTTCGTCGCGGACGCCCTGCCGGACAACGCACGGGCCATCGAGGACCTCCTCGACAAGGCACGGATGTCCGACGCCAAGGTGCGCGAGGTCTCGGCAGGCGCCGAGTTCGCGGGCGGTGCGGACCCGTACCGCAAGCCCGAGGACGAGTCCGACGAAGAGACGGACGGCGACGCCCGAGCATGAGCAACAGCGGCACCACGCCGGACGGCCTTGTCATCGTCGACAAGCCGTCCGGCTTCACTTCGCACGACGTGGTGGCCAAGATGCGCGGGATCGCCAAGACCCGCCGCGTCGGGCACGCGGGCACCCTCGACCCCATGGCGACCGGTGTCCTCGTGCTCGGTGTCGAACGCGCCACCAAGCTCCTCGGCCACCTCGCGCTGACCGAGAAGGAGTACCTGGGCACGATCCGGCTCGGCCAGAACACCCTGACCGACGACGCCGAGGGCGAGATCACCTCGTCGACGGACGCTTCGAAGGTCACCCGTGAGGCCGTGGACAAGGGCATCGCCAAGCTGTCCGGCGACATCATGCAGGTGCCGTCGAAGGTCAGCGCCATCAAGATCGACGGCAAACGGTCGTACGCCCGCGCCCGCAAGGGCGAGGACTTCGAGATCCCGGCCAGACCGGTCACCATCTCGGCCTTCACGGTGTACGACGTCCGCGACGCGGTCGCCGAGGACGGCACGCCCGTGCTCGACCTGGTCGTCTCGGTCGTCTGCTCCTCGGGTACGTAC from the Streptomyces venezuelae genome contains:
- the nusA gene encoding transcription termination factor NusA; protein product: MDIDMSALRGLVREKEISFDLLVEAIESALLIAYHRTEGSHRRARVKLDRESGHVTVWAKEEADDLEEGQEPREFDDTPSDFGRIAATTAKQVILQRLRDAEDDATLGEYAGREGDIVTGVVQQGRDPKNVLVDIGKLEAILPVQEQVPGEQYPHGMRLRSYVVRVAKGVRGPSVTLSRTHPNLVKKLFALEVPEIADGSVEISAIAREAGHRTKIAVRSTRSGLNAKGACIGPMGSRVRNVMGELNGEKIDIVDWSDDPAEMVAHALSPARVSKVEVVDLGARSARVTVPDYQLSLAIGKEGQNARLAARLTGWRIDIRPDTEQPADQ
- a CDS encoding aminoglycoside phosphotransferase family protein, which encodes MALEPPQRLVTALGETAQDGDDWLDKLPGAAEKAVALRELTVERVHVPGGRSSLVLMVRRADDTPAVLKLVPPRSRPESERAALAHWNGLGAARLLDPECADGALLMERLHRDVSVRSLPEAKALLEAAGTLRRLWVKPPADHRFETVAERTGRQAEAMRTSAAADAEVAPLVDAALAARDELLAADVEPRLLHGTFRQSKVLAGDRLPWLAVGPDPVVGEPAFDLARLVRDRVEDLIASPSGASITRRRVKKLAESLEVEQERLRGWTLFRAVESGVRARRVGRAQDAELLLEFADWL
- the truB gene encoding tRNA pseudouridine(55) synthase TruB; protein product: MSNSGTTPDGLVIVDKPSGFTSHDVVAKMRGIAKTRRVGHAGTLDPMATGVLVLGVERATKLLGHLALTEKEYLGTIRLGQNTLTDDAEGEITSSTDASKVTREAVDKGIAKLSGDIMQVPSKVSAIKIDGKRSYARARKGEDFEIPARPVTISAFTVYDVRDAVAEDGTPVLDLVVSVVCSSGTYIRAIARDLGADLGVGGHLTALRRTRVGPYKLDTAKTLDQLQEELTVMPVAEAAGRAFPRWDVDEKRGRLLLNGVRIDMPEEYAGVGAVAVFDPEGRFLVLAEESRGKAKSLAVFA
- the rimP gene encoding ribosome maturation factor RimP, with the translated sequence MSTTQSERLRQLLEPLVTSQDLDLEEIEVASVGRKRVLRVVIDSEDGVDLDQIADVSRALSAKLDETDAMGEGEYDLEVGSPGAERALTERRHYLRAVDRLVKFTLTEGGEVTARILTVDDEGLDLEVPGVKGRKPTSRRLAFDEIEKARVQVEFNRKDKKEEEA
- the infB gene encoding translation initiation factor IF-2 — encoded protein: MAKVRVYELAKEFGVESKVVMAKLQELGEFVRSASSTIEAPVVRKLTDALNQGGGNGKSAAKPAAPRKQAAPKPASPAAPATPSPAQAARPGPAAPKPPAPKPAAAEKPASPATPGPRPTPGPKPPAPKPAPASPAPTAPEFTAPPAAPAAPAAPQAPRPGARPGAPKPGGRPAPGQGQGQGQGRGDRGDRQGAPRPGGQGGAPRPGGARPSGPRPGNNPFTSGGSTGMARPQAPRPGGAPRPGGQGGQGGPGGAPRPQGQGGPGGAPRPQGQGGARPTPGGMPRPQGGAPRPGGGPAGNRPNPGMMPQRPAAGPRPGGGPGGGRGPGGGGRPGGGGGRPGGGGFAGRPGGGGGGFAGRPGGPGGGGAGRPGGGGGFGGRPGFGGRPGGPGARGGTQGAFGRPGGPARRGRKSKRQRRQEYEAMQAPSVGGVMLPRGNGQTVRLSRGASLTDFAEKINANPASLVGVMMNLGEMVTATQSVSDETLKLLAEEMNFVLEIVSPEEEDRELLESFSIEFGEDEGGEDMLVSRPPVVTVMGHVDHGKTRLLDAIRKTNVVAGEAGGITQHIGAYQVATEVNGEERAITFIDTPGHEAFTAMRARGAKSTDIAILVVAANDGVMPQTIEALNHAKAADVPIVVAVNKIDVEGADPTKVRGQLTEFGLVAEEYGGDTMFVDISARQGQNIEQLLEAVVLTADASLDLRANPEQDAQGIAIEAHLDKGRGAVATVLVQRGTLRVGDTMVAGDAYGRVRAMLDDKGENVEEATPSTPVLVLGLTNVPGAGDNFLVVDEDRTARQIAEKRAARERNAAFAKRTRRVSLEDLDQVLKAGLVQDLNIIIKGDASGSVEALESSLLQLDVGEEVDIRVLHRGVGAVTESDIDLAMGSDAIVIGFNVRAAGRAAQMAEREGVDVRYYSVIYQAIEEIEAALKGMLKPEYEEVELGTAEIREVFRSSKLGNIAGVLIRSGEVKRNTKARLLRDGKVIAEGLNIEGLRRFKDDVTEIREGFEGGINLGNFNDIKIDDVIATYEMREKPRG
- the rbfA gene encoding 30S ribosome-binding factor RbfA; protein product: MADNARAKRLADLIREVVAQKLQRGIKDPRLGTHVTITDTRVTGDLREATVFYTVYGDDEDRAAAAAGLESAKGVLRSAVGQAAGVKFTPTLSFVADALPDNARAIEDLLDKARMSDAKVREVSAGAEFAGGADPYRKPEDESDEETDGDARA
- a CDS encoding YlxR family protein; this translates as MSGRTHARACPERTCVGCRERAAKSDLLRIVRKEGACVPDPRGTLPGRGAYVHPALVCLDLAVRRRAFPRAFRAQGPLDTEALRRAVETVAQEATP
- a CDS encoding DUF503 domain-containing protein, with protein sequence MYVGTLSFDLLLGDVHSLKEKRSVVRPIVAELQRKYAVSAAEVGGQNLHRRAEIGLAVVSGDAGHLHDVLDRCERLVAARPEVELLSVRRRLHGDDD
- a CDS encoding proline--tRNA ligase, with the translated sequence MAQVQRMSRLMAKTLRDDPADAEVLSHKLLVRAGYVRRTAAGVWSWLPLGKKVLANVERVVREEMDEMGGQEVTLPALLPKEPYEATGRWTEYGAELFRLNDRKGGDYLLGPTHEEIFTLLVKDQCTSYKDLPVILYQIQTKYRDEARPRAGILRGREFLMKDSYSFDTEDEGLAQSYALHRAAYQKIFQRLGLDYRICAATAGAMGGSKSEEFLAPAAAGEDTFADCPNCDYAANTEAVSFALKPVDAADVPAAEEIPTPDTPTIETLAAHLGVPASATLKNLLVKVDGEIVAVGVPGDREVDMDKVEAHFAPAAVELVTAADFEGRADLVRGYVGPQGLEKVQYIADPRVAPGTAWITGANKDGVHAKNVVAGRDFEVDTYVDVVVVQEGDPCPNCGTGLKLDRAIEIGHIFQLGRKYADAFQLDVLGQNGKPVRVTMGSYGIGVSRAVAALAEQHADDKGLIWPEEIAPADVHVVAAGKALQTELALEVSDKLAAAGVRVLVDDRPGVSPGVKFTDSELIGVPKILVAGRRSADGVVELKDRRTGEREELTVDEAIARLTA
- a CDS encoding ferritin-like domain-containing protein yields the protein MSDTKDSPEPSKDDELKALQAALGAEHAAVYGYGVVGGRIGDQRRTEARTAYDAHRARRDELQRAVRDLGGEPQSADAAYSLPFPVPDAAAAVRLATELEDRVAGVYSDLVRASSGTRRGTAALALREAAVRAARWRGGSVAFPGLAERSTPSSAPATPQA